A region from the Flavobacteriales bacterium genome encodes:
- a CDS encoding 1-acyl-sn-glycerol-3-phosphate acyltransferase — translation MKKLFVKLYQRFTGWKIKGVLPKEAKHAVLIAAPHTSNYDFYQGLMVFWHFDMKLKFLIKDFWMKAPWGWFMKPLGGIGVNRSRKSQNDFVGGLIKEFEKHPEGFHLMITPEGTRKRVRKWKTGFYRIAQTADVPLILCFTDSKTKTFGIGPLYYLTGDVEKDMEHIQAFYANFEGRVKEYWNPEIY, via the coding sequence ATGAAGAAATTATTTGTAAAATTATACCAAAGATTTACAGGATGGAAAATAAAAGGGGTGTTACCAAAAGAAGCAAAACATGCTGTTTTGATTGCCGCACCACATACCTCAAATTATGATTTTTATCAAGGATTGATGGTGTTTTGGCATTTTGATATGAAACTCAAATTTCTAATCAAAGATTTTTGGATGAAAGCGCCATGGGGTTGGTTTATGAAGCCGCTAGGTGGAATAGGAGTCAACAGATCTCGTAAAAGCCAAAATGATTTTGTAGGAGGACTTATTAAGGAGTTTGAAAAACACCCCGAAGGATTTCATTTAATGATTACACCCGAAGGAACAAGAAAAAGGGTTCGGAAGTGGAAAACAGGTTTTTATAGAATAGCTCAAACTGCTGATGTTCCTTTGATCCTTTGTTTTACAGATTCAAAAACGAAAACTTTTGGGATCGGTCCTTTGTATTATCTAACGGGCGATGTTGAAAAAGATATGGAACATATTCAAGCTTTTTATGCTAACTTTGAAGGACGTGTAAAAGAATATTGGAATCCTGAAATTTATTAG
- a CDS encoding DUF3822 family protein has protein sequence METGNQALIYEHHLLKQAKLENCILSIRFFSDGLSVSIHQDKQWWFFWENKMKPEEVYEDLLTHLLSHYSFLQLPFKQVKVSTNTGFNTWIPSQIFQVDHLSSLCKEVIPFEPKHQELHQDFHHQWDAYQVFSFPKSLSQFLSVNFSKDFSLNFECFELFEESKKILSIQKKVFFVYDGDFLHLWALQGNKLLFQHTLEYQNPKELAFRSILLLEEFELDFYNDYFQIFGNLPDELDYILHQYIHTFVNKKREDVFDIS, from the coding sequence ATGGAAACTGGTAATCAAGCGTTGATTTACGAACACCATCTACTCAAGCAAGCGAAGCTTGAGAACTGCATATTGTCCATTCGATTTTTTTCGGATGGACTTTCTGTTTCTATCCACCAAGATAAACAATGGTGGTTTTTTTGGGAAAATAAAATGAAACCCGAAGAAGTCTATGAAGACCTCTTAACGCATTTATTATCTCATTATTCTTTTCTTCAACTTCCCTTCAAGCAAGTAAAAGTAAGTACAAATACGGGGTTCAACACTTGGATTCCATCTCAAATATTTCAGGTAGATCATCTATCCTCGCTTTGCAAAGAAGTAATTCCTTTTGAGCCAAAACACCAAGAACTACATCAAGATTTTCATCATCAATGGGATGCTTACCAAGTATTCTCATTCCCAAAATCTCTTAGTCAGTTTCTAAGCGTGAATTTCTCTAAAGATTTCTCCTTAAACTTTGAATGCTTTGAGCTATTTGAAGAAAGCAAAAAGATTCTCAGTATTCAGAAAAAAGTATTTTTTGTTTACGATGGAGACTTCCTACATCTGTGGGCATTACAAGGTAACAAACTCTTATTTCAACACACACTCGAATATCAAAATCCAAAAGAACTTGCCTTTAGAAGCATCTTACTTTTGGAAGAATTTGAACTCGATTTCTATAATGATTATTTCCAAATTTTTGGAAATCTCCCCGATGAGCTCGACTATATTCTTCACCAATACATTCATACTTTTGTGAATAAAAAACGTGAAGACGTTTTTGATATCTCTTAA
- a CDS encoding lytic transglycosylase domain-containing protein, producing MKKLHYVISPMALVALVAVLFINSKQNEKISELESKINNESGIPNTYEIAALKKPTKITFAGIKIPLNEPDLYERFDRELHVNTYRHSSTIILIKRAKKYFPIIEPILAKHGIPDDFKYLAVAESGLDNVTSPAGAKGFWQFMKPTAKSFGMEVNDYVDERYHLEKATEAACKYLKKARKQLGNADWMTVAASYNRGVGGIKKQQNRQGSTHYLDLILNPETSRYIFRIAAIKQILKNPRNYGFQMQHSPSYQLVPTTTVVIDSAVTDFSAFAENLGINYKILKIHNPWLRETYLKNKSKKKYRIKIPKSGYYKSRH from the coding sequence ATGAAAAAATTACATTATGTAATAAGTCCAATGGCTTTGGTAGCTTTGGTAGCAGTTTTATTTATAAATTCTAAGCAAAATGAAAAAATTTCGGAATTAGAATCCAAAATAAATAATGAATCGGGTATTCCAAATACTTATGAAATAGCGGCACTAAAAAAACCTACAAAAATAACTTTTGCTGGAATCAAAATCCCTTTAAATGAACCCGATTTATATGAGAGATTTGATAGAGAATTACACGTAAATACTTACCGACACTCTTCAACTATTATCCTGATAAAAAGAGCAAAAAAATATTTCCCAATCATTGAGCCTATTCTTGCAAAGCATGGAATTCCTGATGATTTTAAATATTTGGCTGTTGCCGAAAGTGGACTAGACAATGTGACATCACCTGCCGGAGCTAAGGGTTTTTGGCAATTTATGAAACCCACTGCAAAATCTTTTGGGATGGAAGTAAACGATTATGTAGACGAAAGATATCACCTAGAAAAAGCAACTGAAGCAGCTTGTAAATATCTCAAAAAAGCAAGAAAACAACTCGGAAATGCCGATTGGATGACCGTTGCAGCTTCTTATAATAGAGGAGTAGGCGGTATAAAAAAACAACAAAATAGACAGGGAAGTACGCATTATTTGGATTTAATTCTCAACCCCGAAACCAGTCGTTATATCTTTAGAATAGCAGCCATAAAACAGATTTTGAAAAACCCAAGAAATTATGGATTTCAAATGCAACATTCACCGAGTTATCAACTGGTTCCCACAACTACTGTAGTGATTGATTCTGCTGTTACAGATTTTTCTGCTTTTGCAGAAAACCTTGGGATTAATTATAAAATACTAAAGATTCATAACCCTTGGTTAAGAGAAACCTATCTGAAAAATAAAAGTAAGAAAAAGTACAGAATAAAGATCCCTAAAAGCGGATACTATAAATCAAGACATTAA
- a CDS encoding AAA family ATPase, producing MSRALLEETVKYNLPFDPTAEQELLIAKVSGFSLKDTSLEIFVLSGYAGTGKTSILGALAKAYTQLQQKFVLLAPTGRAAKVLQGKTKKYASTIHKHIYQTKVDGAGITSFARKANKAQNIIYIVDEASMIHHHAHEGQSVLDDLIQYVFSGRNNKLLLVGDQAQLPPVGAQMSIALDAEELRTTFWRNLDFFNLQDVQRQKKESDILWSATNIRESMSNIPVEIPQLKSNKKDCFRHEDRFELEYAIEKSYNLNGEDETVLLCRSNKRANQYNQRIRYHFFGKESVLEKDDLIMVVKNNYFWLDQDSPAGFIANGDMAKIVRVKKYIEEYGFEFAVVELKLIDYPQMDSFECHLILDTLTKEAPALSYEEMRTLYFNIMEDYQHLSSKRKKFESIKKNPFYNALQIKFAYAITCHKSQGGQWKEVFVEQPFWDIDQIEEGDLKWLYTAVTRASDKVHFIGFKEDFFE from the coding sequence ATGTCAAGAGCTCTTCTTGAAGAAACTGTTAAATATAACCTACCTTTTGATCCTACAGCGGAGCAAGAGCTATTAATTGCTAAGGTTTCAGGCTTTTCTCTAAAAGATACTTCTTTAGAAATTTTTGTATTATCAGGATATGCTGGAACAGGAAAAACAAGTATTTTGGGTGCTTTGGCGAAAGCCTATACGCAGCTTCAGCAAAAATTTGTTTTATTGGCACCCACAGGAAGGGCTGCAAAAGTTTTACAGGGAAAGACCAAGAAATATGCCTCCACGATCCATAAACACATTTATCAGACAAAGGTGGATGGTGCAGGAATTACTTCCTTTGCCAGAAAAGCCAATAAGGCTCAAAACATTATTTATATAGTGGATGAAGCCTCTATGATTCATCATCATGCACACGAAGGTCAATCTGTTTTAGATGATTTAATTCAATATGTTTTTTCTGGTAGAAACAATAAATTATTATTGGTAGGGGATCAAGCGCAATTACCGCCAGTGGGTGCACAAATGAGTATTGCATTGGATGCCGAAGAGCTGAGAACTACCTTTTGGAGAAATCTAGATTTTTTTAATCTTCAAGATGTTCAAAGACAAAAAAAAGAGTCGGATATCTTATGGTCTGCAACGAATATTAGAGAATCTATGTCGAATATTCCTGTGGAAATACCTCAATTAAAATCAAATAAAAAGGATTGTTTTCGCCATGAAGATCGCTTTGAGCTAGAGTATGCAATAGAAAAAAGTTATAACCTAAATGGTGAAGATGAAACGGTGCTACTTTGTAGATCCAATAAAAGAGCAAACCAATATAATCAAAGAATACGCTACCATTTTTTTGGTAAAGAATCGGTACTAGAAAAGGATGATTTGATTATGGTGGTAAAAAATAATTATTTTTGGCTAGATCAAGATTCTCCCGCTGGGTTTATTGCCAATGGAGATATGGCAAAAATTGTTCGGGTAAAGAAATATATTGAAGAATATGGTTTTGAATTTGCCGTTGTAGAACTCAAACTGATTGATTATCCACAAATGGATTCTTTTGAATGTCATTTGATACTTGATACGCTTACAAAGGAAGCTCCCGCACTCTCTTATGAGGAGATGAGAACACTCTATTTTAATATTATGGAGGATTATCAACATTTGAGTTCAAAAAGGAAAAAATTTGAAAGTATCAAAAAGAATCCATTTTACAATGCGCTTCAAATCAAATTTGCCTATGCAATTACTTGCCATAAATCACAAGGAGGACAATGGAAAGAAGTATTTGTAGAACAACCTTTTTGGGATATTGATCAAATTGAAGAAGGAGATTTGAAATGGCTCTATACAGCTGTTACCAGAGCTTCAGATAAAGTACATTTTATAGGTTTTAAAGAAGATTTTTTTGAATAA